From a single Nostoc edaphicum CCNP1411 genomic region:
- a CDS encoding inorganic phosphate transporter has protein sequence MLITLPLVALLAFYVAWNLGANDVANAMGTSVGSKAVTLKQAIIIAGILEFTGAVLFGHGVTETLATKIANPALFAATPQILVTGMVTVLISCGVWLQIATSRGLPVSSSHAVVGAIAGFSWVALGAGAIDWSSIGFITIGWILTPLISGAIAALFYSQIKHWILDQPNQVVQLQEWIPWLSTLLLGVFGVIVLPSLTEPLTNFVIEQVGFNIPAYDIPLLTGAVAAVGLTIISWRQLKQTEEVFLTSQSLIPSPHYPLSPEGAPPSPIPNPVERLFGRFQLLSACFVAFAHGSNDVGNAIAPLAAIVYINRTGSVPIDGITIPLWILILGGVGIVGGLAVWGKKVIATIGENIIALQPSSGFCAELATATTILIASRLGLPASTSHALVGGVVGIGLVQNIKSIKFQTLKGIAAAWLITIPVSAVLSAAIFSIAQILFF, from the coding sequence ATGCTTATTACCTTACCTCTCGTAGCTCTACTAGCTTTCTACGTCGCCTGGAATCTCGGAGCAAACGATGTTGCTAACGCAATGGGAACCTCTGTAGGTTCCAAAGCTGTTACGCTCAAACAAGCGATAATAATTGCTGGGATTTTAGAGTTTACGGGTGCTGTATTGTTTGGACATGGGGTAACGGAAACTCTCGCAACGAAAATTGCTAATCCCGCCTTATTCGCAGCTACACCCCAAATATTAGTTACTGGGATGGTAACGGTACTAATTTCGTGTGGTGTGTGGTTGCAAATTGCTACATCACGCGGTTTACCAGTCTCATCTTCTCATGCAGTTGTTGGTGCGATCGCAGGATTTAGTTGGGTAGCTTTGGGAGCAGGTGCAATTGATTGGTCATCAATTGGCTTCATAACCATTGGCTGGATTTTGACACCATTAATTAGTGGTGCGATCGCCGCTTTATTTTACAGTCAAATCAAGCACTGGATTTTGGATCAACCCAATCAAGTAGTGCAGCTACAAGAATGGATTCCCTGGTTGAGTACTTTGCTGCTAGGTGTATTCGGCGTGATTGTATTACCATCCCTGACTGAACCGCTCACCAATTTTGTAATTGAGCAAGTTGGTTTCAACATCCCTGCTTACGATATCCCACTGTTAACCGGTGCAGTAGCAGCAGTTGGACTCACAATAATTAGTTGGCGACAGTTAAAACAGACGGAAGAAGTGTTTCTCACTTCTCAATCCCTAATCCCCAGTCCCCATTACCCCTTATCCCCAGAGGGGGCCCCACCATCCCCAATCCCCAATCCCGTAGAAAGATTATTCGGACGATTCCAACTACTAAGTGCTTGCTTCGTAGCCTTTGCTCATGGTTCTAATGACGTGGGAAATGCGATCGCTCCTTTAGCTGCGATCGTTTACATCAATCGCACAGGTAGCGTACCTATAGATGGTATCACTATCCCCCTTTGGATTTTAATTCTTGGTGGTGTTGGTATTGTTGGTGGTTTAGCTGTCTGGGGTAAAAAAGTTATCGCCACCATTGGCGAAAACATCATTGCCTTGCAACCTAGTAGTGGATTTTGTGCAGAACTTGCGACTGCTACCACCATCCTCATCGCCTCCCGGCTAGGTTTACCAGCCTCAACTTCCCACGCTCTCGTCGGTGGTGTAGTTGGTATTGGACTAGTGCAAAATATCAAGTCGATTAAGTTTCAAACACTAAAAGGCATTGCTGCCGCATGGCTAATTACAATCCCCGTGAGTGCTGTTCTTAGTGCTGCCATTTTTAGCATCGCCCAGATTTTATTCTTCTAA
- a CDS encoding zinc-dependent dehydrogenase — MKAQVFRGVNQLSYEDIPVPTLEPDEVLVQVRVVGLCQSDIKKIRYPLYEPPRIFGHETAGTIAALGNNVKGWQVGQRVAVMHHIPCMRCAYCLNDNFSMCDVYKNISTTAGFNASGGGFADYVKVPGHIVENGGLIPIPDNISFEEASFVEPTNCCLKAVKKAQIAPGQTVLVTGAGPIGLMFIMLVKYFGAKAIATDLLPSRIEKALNVGAEAAFDARDPDLPAKIHALTGGLGVDVTLLAVPSEKAFFQALDCTRKGGKILFFAEFPDELEIAINPNILYRREIDLMGSYSSSYRLQNLSADIVFNQRIDVQALISDRYPLKDLSAAVEQAIAPTPDTYKILIYP; from the coding sequence GTGAAAGCACAGGTATTTAGAGGCGTCAATCAACTCTCTTACGAAGATATCCCAGTTCCAACCCTAGAACCAGATGAAGTGCTGGTACAGGTGCGGGTTGTGGGATTATGTCAGTCAGATATTAAAAAAATTCGTTATCCGCTATATGAACCGCCGCGCATTTTTGGACATGAAACTGCCGGCACGATCGCAGCACTAGGCAATAATGTCAAAGGTTGGCAAGTTGGACAACGAGTAGCAGTGATGCATCACATCCCTTGTATGCGTTGCGCCTACTGCCTAAATGATAATTTCTCTATGTGTGATGTTTACAAAAACATATCCACAACCGCAGGTTTTAACGCCAGTGGTGGCGGTTTCGCCGATTATGTCAAAGTTCCCGGACATATTGTGGAAAACGGTGGGTTAATTCCCATCCCGGATAACATCAGTTTTGAAGAAGCGAGTTTTGTAGAACCAACTAATTGCTGCTTGAAGGCTGTGAAAAAAGCCCAAATTGCTCCAGGACAAACTGTATTAGTTACTGGTGCTGGGCCAATTGGGTTAATGTTCATTATGTTGGTGAAGTATTTTGGAGCAAAAGCGATCGCTACCGATTTACTACCCTCTAGAATTGAAAAAGCTTTGAATGTCGGTGCAGAGGCGGCTTTTGATGCTCGTGATCCCGATTTACCAGCCAAAATTCATGCCTTAACTGGTGGACTAGGTGTTGACGTTACCCTGCTAGCTGTTCCTAGTGAAAAAGCTTTCTTTCAAGCACTCGATTGTACCCGCAAAGGTGGCAAAATCTTGTTTTTCGCCGAATTCCCTGATGAACTAGAAATTGCCATCAACCCTAATATCCTCTATCGTCGAGAAATTGATTTGATGGGCAGTTATAGTTCATCTTATCGGCTTCAGAATTTATCAGCTGATATTGTATTTAATCAGCGAATTGACGTGCAAGCATTGATTAGCGATCGCTATCCATTAAAAGATTTATCAGCAGCTGTGGAGCAAGCGATCGCACCAACACCGGATACTTATAAAATCTTAATTTATCCGTAA
- a CDS encoding RNA-guided endonuclease InsQ/TnpB family protein, which yields MRTLKFKFYQHKRNKFLKRSINAAGIIYNHCIALHKRYYRMWGKHLNCAKLQSHIAKLRKRTSFWQSVGSQAIQDICQRIEKAYQLFFKHNKKGARPPGFKKVKKYKSFTLKQAGYKFLGGNKVKIGSRVYQFWKSREIEGTVKTLTIKRTPLGELFMVVVVDDGMHPQIKFTTGQIAGFDFGLRTFLTCSDGTTIESPQFFKQSLNAIKKASRHHSQKLKGSSNRERARKNLVRSHENIANRRTDWFWKLAHNLTNRFDVLCFETLNLKGMKRLWGMLVSDLALRDFLDILEWVVKKKGKQIVYIDQWYPSSKTCSCCGHVLEKLDLSVREWRCPSCQVVNGRDENASKIIQTVGASMVGLGNVSRSETAIAV from the coding sequence ATGAGAACTCTAAAATTCAAGTTTTATCAACACAAGCGGAATAAATTTCTCAAGCGGTCAATAAATGCTGCTGGGATAATCTACAACCATTGTATTGCTCTCCACAAAAGATATTATCGGATGTGGGGAAAACACTTGAATTGTGCAAAACTTCAGTCTCATATTGCCAAGTTGAGAAAGCGTACTTCTTTTTGGCAATCAGTTGGTTCTCAGGCAATACAAGATATCTGTCAGCGCATTGAGAAAGCTTATCAGTTGTTTTTTAAACACAACAAAAAGGGGGCTAGACCACCGGGGTTTAAGAAGGTCAAGAAATACAAGTCATTCACATTAAAGCAAGCTGGTTATAAGTTTTTGGGTGGTAATAAAGTGAAAATTGGTAGCCGAGTTTATCAATTTTGGAAGTCTAGAGAGATAGAGGGAACAGTCAAAACATTAACTATTAAACGCACACCATTAGGTGAATTGTTTATGGTTGTGGTTGTTGACGATGGTATGCATCCACAAATCAAGTTCACGACTGGTCAGATAGCGGGATTTGACTTTGGTCTGCGTACATTCCTGACTTGCTCAGATGGTACAACAATTGAGTCTCCCCAATTTTTCAAGCAATCACTCAATGCCATTAAAAAAGCCAGTAGACATCATTCTCAAAAGTTAAAGGGGTCATCCAATCGGGAACGAGCAAGGAAGAATCTAGTACGCTCTCACGAAAACATAGCTAACCGCAGAACTGATTGGTTTTGGAAATTAGCGCATAACTTAACTAATAGGTTTGATGTGCTGTGTTTTGAGACATTGAACCTCAAAGGCATGAAGCGTCTTTGGGGGATGTTGGTCAGTGACCTAGCTCTTCGAGATTTTTTAGATATTTTGGAGTGGGTGGTAAAAAAGAAGGGAAAGCAAATAGTCTATATCGATCAGTGGTATCCCTCTAGTAAAACTTGCTCTTGCTGTGGTCACGTCTTAGAAAAATTGGATTTGTCAGTCAGAGAGTGGCGTTGTCCATCGTGCCAAGTTGTGAATGGGCGCGATGAGAATGCCTCCAAGATTATTCAAACCGTTGGGGCATCAATGGTTGGGTTAGGCAATGTAAGTCGGTCTGAGACTGCGATTGCTGTTTGA
- a CDS encoding FAD-dependent oxidoreductase, whose translation MLNQTYIADVLVVGGGTGGTAAAIQAARRGAKTILVSEFPWLGGMLTSAGVSVPDGNELEAFQTGLWGAFLQELRQRQPGGLDNSWVSFFSYDPRIGAEIFADWVHELPNLHWISGQVPLDVYRQGDLITGVRFTDFAVTAKIILDGTELGDLLALAEIPYRWGWELRSQWGEPSAPVNFNSLTQKYPVQAPTYVVIMQDFGEAIAPEIPAAPNYNPSEFTGAWDGYGAETFLNYGRLPGDRFMINWPICGNDYGQGVGRLIESDVSRGEFIQESRWHSQNFAHFIQNQLGRRYGLAEKVFPHAPTAFALHPYYRESRRLVGLTTVREQDILPIAEGRVASIFNDAIAVGNYANDHHYPGVQFPLQPKSIRWGGRWTGTPFTIPYSCLIPATTDGFLVCEKNISVSHIANGATRLQPVVMGIGQAAGMAAAICVELNCQPRDLPIRALQIALLEDNRSKTAIIPFFNLPPNRSDWLHWQLYYLNNPQAYPASGYCPFPSGNEYPDSAFDKASIRESNCFKGIFSCLDQQEYRFTVTAPAAYQGQNWQLVTLRSHIDEQLRAYPHEQLVTLWGRHNHSGNWLLVEHLNGG comes from the coding sequence ATGCTCAATCAGACATACATAGCTGATGTTTTAGTTGTCGGTGGGGGAACCGGAGGGACTGCGGCTGCTATCCAAGCAGCGCGGCGGGGAGCCAAAACCATTTTGGTGAGTGAATTTCCTTGGTTGGGAGGAATGCTAACTTCGGCTGGAGTATCTGTACCCGATGGCAATGAATTAGAAGCCTTTCAAACCGGGTTATGGGGTGCGTTTTTGCAGGAATTGCGACAAAGACAGCCCGGAGGATTAGATAACAGTTGGGTAAGCTTTTTTAGTTACGATCCCCGGATTGGGGCAGAGATTTTTGCAGATTGGGTGCATGAATTACCTAATCTGCACTGGATTTCTGGACAAGTGCCTTTAGATGTTTACCGCCAAGGTGATTTGATTACTGGTGTGCGCTTTACTGATTTTGCTGTCACAGCCAAAATTATTCTCGATGGCACAGAGTTAGGAGATTTATTAGCTTTAGCTGAAATACCTTACCGTTGGGGCTGGGAATTGCGATCGCAGTGGGGAGAACCCAGCGCCCCAGTGAATTTTAACTCTTTAACTCAGAAATATCCTGTGCAAGCACCCACTTATGTAGTGATTATGCAGGATTTTGGTGAAGCGATTGCACCAGAAATTCCGGCTGCCCCTAACTATAATCCATCCGAGTTTACAGGTGCTTGGGATGGCTATGGAGCAGAGACGTTTTTGAATTATGGACGCTTACCTGGCGATCGCTTCATGATTAATTGGCCAATCTGTGGCAATGACTACGGCCAAGGAGTAGGGCGGCTGATAGAGTCAGATGTATCCAGAGGTGAATTCATCCAAGAATCTCGCTGGCACAGCCAAAATTTTGCCCATTTTATCCAAAATCAGCTTGGTCGTCGCTATGGTTTAGCAGAAAAAGTATTTCCTCACGCCCCTACAGCTTTTGCATTACATCCCTATTACCGGGAAAGTCGCCGCCTAGTGGGGCTAACTACTGTCCGAGAACAGGATATTTTGCCGATCGCTGAAGGTAGAGTTGCATCTATATTTAATGATGCGATCGCAGTTGGTAACTACGCCAATGACCATCATTATCCTGGCGTTCAATTTCCACTGCAACCAAAATCTATCCGTTGGGGGGGACGCTGGACTGGGACTCCTTTTACAATTCCCTACAGTTGTCTTATTCCAGCCACCACAGATGGTTTTTTGGTATGTGAAAAGAATATTTCTGTCTCCCACATTGCCAATGGCGCCACCAGATTACAACCTGTGGTTATGGGCATTGGTCAAGCAGCAGGGATGGCGGCGGCAATATGTGTTGAGTTAAACTGCCAGCCGAGGGATTTACCTATTAGGGCACTACAAATAGCCTTATTGGAAGATAATCGCTCAAAAACAGCAATTATTCCTTTCTTTAATCTTCCACCCAATCGTTCGGATTGGCTGCACTGGCAACTGTATTACTTAAATAACCCACAAGCCTATCCAGCTAGTGGTTATTGCCCTTTCCCATCGGGGAATGAGTACCCTGACTCTGCTTTTGACAAGGCATCAATTCGGGAAAGTAACTGTTTCAAAGGTATTTTTTCCTGCTTGGATCAACAGGAATACAGATTTACTGTCACAGCACCAGCCGCATATCAAGGGCAAAATTGGCAGCTTGTGACTTTGCGATCGCATATTGACGAGCAATTACGCGCTTATCCCCACGAACAATTAGTTACATTGTGGGGTCGTCATAATCACTCTGGTAATTGGTTATTAGTCGAACATTTAAACGGAGGATAA
- the patX gene encoding heterocyst-inhibiting protein PatX gives MRAAISLLVSSLVFGPLASNCQAMVNHLSTALPSTPTSEQWLSAASEQNPDDAPRHRGSGRREVTQKFRNIYAVV, from the coding sequence ATGCGTGCTGCCATTTCACTTTTAGTATCGAGTCTGGTGTTCGGCCCCTTAGCTTCTAACTGCCAAGCAATGGTCAATCACTTATCAACAGCGCTGCCTTCCACGCCTACTTCGGAACAGTGGCTCTCGGCGGCATCTGAACAAAATCCAGATGATGCGCCACGTCATCGCGGTAGTGGGCGTAGAGAAGTGACACAAAAATTCCGAAATATCTATGCTGTGGTTTAA
- a CDS encoding class I SAM-dependent methyltransferase — protein sequence MPDSLTKLTYQTFQQSKNYFGLAHKILSSRLRNLVYPTLEEKTKPIPNELLLKLQQRLNQVLETDWQDAQKGVYPESLLFDNPWDDFFRYYPLVWLDFPQIWERVKQQNYQDFSPEIDTDSYPSYYVQNFHHQSNGYLSDLSANLYDLQVEILFGGAADPMRRRILAPLKEGLKAFESVSPKQVRILDVACGTGRTMKLIRAALPQASLFGTDLSPAYLRKANELLSQIPGELPQLLQANAEELPYLDNYFHAVTSVFLFHELPASVRQTVIEQCFRVTKPGGVFIICDSIQLSDSPELEYMMDSFPETFHEPYYKHYTTDNLVERLQRVGFGNIEMQVHFMSKYFIAHKPA from the coding sequence ATGCCTGACAGTTTAACTAAGCTGACTTATCAGACCTTTCAGCAGAGCAAAAATTACTTTGGTCTGGCTCACAAAATATTAAGTTCACGATTGAGGAACCTGGTGTATCCGACACTTGAAGAAAAGACCAAACCCATCCCAAATGAACTTTTATTAAAACTTCAACAGAGATTGAACCAGGTGTTGGAAACAGACTGGCAAGATGCTCAAAAGGGTGTGTACCCCGAAAGCTTATTGTTTGACAACCCTTGGGATGACTTTTTCCGCTACTATCCTTTGGTATGGCTAGATTTTCCTCAAATCTGGGAACGAGTTAAACAACAGAATTACCAAGATTTTTCGCCCGAAATTGATACAGATAGTTATCCCAGCTACTATGTGCAGAACTTTCATCACCAAAGCAATGGCTATTTGAGTGACTTGTCAGCCAATTTATATGACTTACAAGTGGAAATTCTTTTTGGTGGGGCAGCTGATCCGATGCGGCGGCGAATTCTTGCTCCTCTCAAGGAAGGACTGAAAGCTTTTGAGTCGGTTTCACCAAAGCAAGTCCGTATTTTGGATGTAGCTTGTGGAACTGGACGGACTATGAAGTTGATTCGAGCAGCACTGCCTCAAGCTTCGCTGTTTGGTACAGATTTGTCACCAGCTTATTTGCGGAAAGCAAATGAACTACTATCCCAAATTCCGGGAGAATTGCCACAACTTTTACAAGCGAATGCTGAAGAGTTACCCTATCTAGATAACTATTTTCATGCTGTAACTTCTGTTTTTCTCTTTCATGAGTTACCAGCATCTGTACGTCAGACAGTCATTGAACAATGCTTTCGGGTAACAAAACCAGGTGGAGTTTTTATTATATGTGACTCAATTCAGTTGAGTGATTCACCTGAGTTGGAATATATGATGGATTCTTTCCCCGAAACTTTCCATGAACCCTATTACAAGCATTACACCACTGATAACTTGGTAGAACGTTTACAGAGAGTCGGCTTTGGGAATATTGAGATGCAAGTCCATTTTATGAGCAAGTATTTTATTGCTCATAAGCCAGCTTGA
- the glnA gene encoding type I glutamate--ammonia ligase, whose protein sequence is MTTPQELLKRIQDEKIQLIDLKFIDTVGTWQHLTLYQNQIDETAFTDGVAFDGSSIRGWKAINESDMTMVLDPNTAWIDPFMEVPTLSIICSIKDPRTGEPYNRCPRVIAQKAIDYLVSSGLGDTAFFGPEAEFFIFDSARFAQTANEGYYFLDSEEGAWNSGKAGTDEKPNLGYKPRFKEGYFPVAPTDSFQDIRTEMLLTMAELGVPIEKHHHEVATGGQCELGFKFGKLIEAADWLMIYKYVIKNVAKKYGKTVTFMPKPIFGDNGSGMHCHQSIWRDGQPLFAGDKYAGLSDMALYYIGGLLKHAPALLAITNPSTNSYKRLVPGYEAPVNLAYSEGNRSASIRIPLSGKNPKAKRLEFRCPDATSNPYLAFAAMLCAGIDGIKNKIHPGEPLDKNIYELSPEELAKVPSTPSSLELALQALENDHGFLTESGVFTEDFIENWIDYKLNEAKQLQLRPHPYEFYLYYDA, encoded by the coding sequence ATGACAACACCACAAGAACTCTTGAAGAGAATTCAAGATGAAAAAATTCAGCTGATTGATCTCAAATTCATCGATACCGTAGGGACTTGGCAGCACCTCACACTGTACCAAAACCAAATCGATGAAACTGCGTTCACTGATGGCGTAGCTTTTGACGGTTCCAGCATTCGGGGTTGGAAAGCAATCAACGAATCGGACATGACGATGGTACTCGACCCCAACACTGCTTGGATCGACCCATTTATGGAAGTCCCAACACTAAGTATAATTTGTAGTATTAAAGACCCACGCACGGGTGAACCGTACAACCGTTGCCCACGCGTTATTGCCCAAAAAGCAATAGATTACTTGGTTTCCAGTGGTCTTGGTGATACAGCCTTCTTTGGCCCTGAAGCTGAGTTCTTTATCTTTGATAGTGCTAGGTTTGCCCAAACTGCTAACGAAGGCTACTATTTCTTAGACTCCGAAGAAGGTGCTTGGAATTCCGGTAAAGCCGGTACAGATGAAAAACCCAACTTGGGTTACAAACCACGCTTCAAAGAAGGTTACTTCCCAGTTGCACCGACGGATTCTTTCCAAGATATCCGTACAGAGATGCTGTTGACAATGGCAGAATTAGGTGTGCCCATTGAAAAGCATCACCATGAAGTTGCTACTGGTGGTCAGTGCGAACTAGGTTTCAAGTTTGGCAAGTTGATCGAAGCGGCTGACTGGTTGATGATTTACAAATATGTCATCAAGAACGTTGCCAAAAAATATGGCAAAACCGTCACCTTCATGCCAAAACCAATTTTTGGCGATAACGGTTCGGGAATGCACTGTCACCAGTCCATCTGGAGAGACGGACAACCTCTGTTTGCAGGTGATAAGTATGCTGGTTTGAGCGATATGGCGTTGTACTACATTGGTGGTCTTCTCAAGCACGCACCAGCGCTGTTGGCAATTACCAACCCCAGCACCAACTCATACAAGCGCCTAGTACCTGGTTATGAAGCACCAGTGAACTTAGCTTACTCTGAAGGAAACCGTTCTGCTTCTATCCGTATTCCTCTATCTGGTAAAAACCCTAAAGCCAAGCGTTTAGAATTCCGTTGTCCAGATGCTACATCTAACCCCTACTTGGCATTTGCTGCAATGCTTTGTGCTGGTATCGATGGCATCAAGAACAAAATCCATCCTGGTGAACCCTTAGATAAGAATATCTATGAACTCTCTCCAGAGGAGCTTGCAAAGGTTCCCTCAACTCCAAGTTCTTTAGAACTGGCATTGCAAGCACTAGAAAACGATCACGGTTTCTTGACAGAATCAGGCGTATTCACGGAAGACTTTATCGAAAATTGGATTGACTACAAGCTTAACGAAGCCAAGCAGTTACAGCTACGTCCTCATCCCTACGAGTTTTACCTCTACTACGATGCTTAA